A region of Lycium barbarum isolate Lr01 chromosome 3, ASM1917538v2, whole genome shotgun sequence DNA encodes the following proteins:
- the LOC132630941 gene encoding uncharacterized protein LOC132630941, protein MLSRTKKEYLECEFNNVTSELEVEVKIEALVIPMRDNFKYLGSIIKGYGKIDADVAHRIKVGLAKWRLASKVLCHKKVLQRLKGKFYGVVVRPTVLYWAERWPVRNAHIEKMNVEEMRMLR, encoded by the coding sequence ATGTTAAGCAGGACGAAGAAAGAGTACCTGGAGTGTGAGTTCAATAATGTGACATCTGAGCTAGAGGTGGAAGTGAAGATTGAGGCACTAGTAATTCCTATGAGGGACaacttcaagtatcttgggtccatAATCAAAGGATATGGGAAGATTGACGCTGACGTCGCACACCGTATTAAGGTGGGGCTGgcgaaatggaggctcgcctctaAGGTACTGTGCCATAAGAAAGTGTTGCAGAGGCTAAAAGGTAAGTTCTACGGAGTGGTTGTTAGACCAACAGTTTTGTATTGGGCAGAGCGTTGGCCAGTCAGGAATGCCCACATTGAGAAGATGAATGTGGAGGAGATGAGAATGCttagatag